Genomic window (candidate division WOR-3 bacterium):
CACAAAACAATTTCCTGTTTGGAATGCGACTTTAGGCACATATGCTACTAAAGCATACACGGCACTGAATAATGACCAATGGCGAGCAAATGATACGGCATTTGGCTCATTTAGTGTTGTGCCACCTATAGATGTTGGTGTTGAGTCCATAATAAGCCCATTACCATTACATTATGTCTTAATAGGGTCATCGCTGATACCTCAGGCAAAGATAAAGAACTACGGAGCCGGTAACGCTTCAAATTTCTTTGTCATTTGTTCAATTGTAAACTCTAATGGCTATTTAAGACATACAAACACGCAAACAATTTCATTGGCAGGCGGCAGAGATACGACGATAAATTTCAGTTCTTGGATACCCACAGCATCTGAATTATGCACTGTTAAAATAAGAACATTCCTTGGAGGCGATGTCAATTCCAATAATGACAGAAAGACCGGAATCACTAATATCATCCAAATTTATCAAGTGACCATCGGCACGGCTACAACCAACGACCGTTTTCCTTTTGACCGCTTTTATAACTATTCTACCCATGAAGCGATATATCTAAAATCAGAAATAAATATTAATACTTCAGCAAAAATAACCCATATCGCATATGAGCGACATTCAGGGGCTAATACTTCCCCTATTGAAAATGTTAATATTTATATGCGGCATACTACTGCGACTACCCTTGCCAGTGGCTCAATTACTCTGCCACCAACTTCACCATATCAATTAGTCTATAGCGGAACATTTCCTAATGACGAAGGTGCCGGTTGGCGCGAAGTCGCATTGCAAACACCTTTCTATTATAATAACACGGATAATCTTCAGATTTTAATTGTTAAAGGTTATCAATCGTGGATTAATGATTATCCAATGTGGCGTTATACGGCGACTGCAACTTATCAAACTCGTCGAGCAAGTAGCGATGCAAATCAACCAACTTCTTTAACTGAAACCTATAATCGACCTAATATTGCACTTAAATTTTCATTACCTTATAATTATGATGTTGGCGTTGCCAGCATCCCATCACCTTCAGAAAGAGTTGTTGCTGGAACTCCGCAAAATGTAATTGCTGTGCTAAAAAATTACGGGTTAAATTCAGCCACTTTCTCAGCCAGAGCAATTGTAACGGATAGTTTATCGGGCACAATTGTTCTGCTTAAAGATTCAATAAACACTTTGATGCCAGATTCAAATCGTTCAGTCGACTTTGGTCAGTTTACGCCTGTTTCTAATCGAGTATATAATATTTTAGTATTTACAGCGCTTATTGGTGATGAATATAATAATAATGACACCTTAAAAGGACGCACCAGAACAACGCCAGCAAGTGACCCGGATGGTGCCGGATATTTTTATGAATCAACCCATAATTCAATTTATGGTGATACGGTCACTTATAATTGGTTTGATGGTTCTACTGGTGTGCAATTAACTGGTTGGTCACCAAGTGCTGATGATGGAAATGTTAGAGTGGCTTTACCTTTTACTTTTCCCTACTACGGCCAACCATTATGCACTGTTTATGTCAACACTAATGGTTTTTTACAATTTCCGACAACATTTACATCCAATCAAATAGCAAATCAACCGCTTCCTTATGCATCAATTAATAACTTTATTGGACCATTATGGGATGATTTAGACTTAAGAACTCTTTACTCTCCACCTGGAAGAGTTTATCAATACAATGACCCCAGTAATCAGTTCGTCGTGTTTCAATGGGATTCAGTTCCTCGGTATAACCAGACTGCTCAACGCAATACCTTTCAAATAATTCTTTATAAAGATGGACGCATTAAATATCAGTATAAACGCGTATCAACTGTTGCTCAAACCAGTAGCACAGTTGGCATTCAAGGTGGCAATGGCGCTAATAATTATTATTTGCAGTATAATCATAATGGTTCACCAAGTGCCCATATTCCGACTTCGGGAACTGCAATCCTGTTTAATTTTAATAAAGATGTCGGACCAATATCAATTGAAGCACCGTCTAATGTTGTTGATTCCGGAGAGGTTGTTACTCCTGTTGCGGTTGTGCATAATTATGGACCTAATCCTGCAAATATAAGTGTTAAATTTGAGATTAATGATGGATATGCAAATACGCAACAGGTTACAGTTCAAGGGCACTCAAGTCAAATTGTCGGTTTTGCACCGTGGACTGCACGATATTTTGGAACTTTTACAACGAAATGTTCAACTTTATATGCTGATGATTATAATTCAGGAAACGATAAAATTACCGGCAGTGTCAAAGTAAGATTTCACGATGTCGGCGCATATCAAATCGTCTCACCAAAAGATACTCAAATTCTTGGCAGTTTACCGGTTTCGGCTAAATTTAAGAATTATTATACCCGAACTGCTTCTTGTTCAACTAAATTCATTATCCGTAATGCCAGTGGCAATATCGTCTTTAATCAAACAAGATATGTATCTAATCTTTTACCTGATAGTATAAGACTTGTTAATTTTGGTAATTTCAGTGCTCTGCCAGGAAAATATTATACTCAAACATATACTATGCTTGCGACTGATGATAATACCTTAAATGATACCCTAAAAGATTCAGTTTATGTTGTCTTAAGTGCACCAGTTTTAACATCACCGCTTACTTCCGAAACCTTAAATACTTCAACTCCATCTTTTGCTTGGCAGAATGTAACAGGTGCCACTGCCTATCAGATTCAGGTTGCCGACACTTATAATTTTTCTTCACTAATAGTCGATACTATTGTCTCAAATACCGAATATCAACACCTAACTCCGCTGAGAAATGGTAAATATTATTGGCGAGTTAGAGCCGGTGTTCCTTATAGTTATTGGTCAGAAGTAAGGATATTTATCATCAGGACTTCAGTTTACCTGATAGCACCACTTCCTAACGCCATATTAAACACTCGCACACCGTTCTTTGATTGGCAGGATGTGAATAATGCGACGCAATATGAACTGCAAATTGCCAACAATGTTAAGTTTTCCTCACCTATTGATACGATTGTTTCCATTTCTCAATTTCAGATGCCATCACCAGGCTTGAATGAAGGCAATTATTTTTGGCGTGTGCGTGCTGGTTTACCTTATGGTCAATGGTCAGAAACAAGACAATTCACAATTACTTTATCCCAACCAGGTTGGCAAAGGATAAATCAACCATTTCCTTCTAATGTTGTCGGCAAAGGAGTTAAAGATGGCGGTGCAATGGTCGCAGTTAATAGTAATCTCTATGCTTTCCGCGGTAATAAATCTAATGAGTTCTATATGTTCAATGGCACAAATTGGGTATCAAAAGAAACAATGCCGTTTGGTAAGAAACCTCAAGACCCGACTAAATACAATATAAAACGAGTAGGAAAAGGTTCAGCATTGTGCTTTGATGGTGCAAATAAAATCTATGCAACCAAAGGTAATCGAACCCAAGAGTTCTGGGTATATAATATTTCCCAAAATCGTTGGACCGCCAAAGCCTTTATTCCTGCTGATAATGGTGCTAAAGGCGGAACCTCGCTTGTTTTCTACAATGGTAAAGTCTATATGCTGCTCGGCGGTAGAAAATATGGTGAGCCTAATTTCTTTGTCTATGATACCACATCTAACCAATGGAGTAGTTTGAATTCAGCACCGGCACCAGATTATAAACCTTACAAAGATGGTAGTTGCCTTGTGTTGTTAAGAGATACAATTTTCGCACTCAAAGGAAGTGGAAAAGACAACTATTTCTTTGCTTATAATATTCAAGCCGATGTTTGGAGTCAGCGTAAAACTCTGCCTTTAATTCATCCTCAGATAACTCAAGCCAAAAAGGTTAAAGATGGTGGTGCAATGGCTACGGACCAGAATGTTATTTATGCAATTAAAGGTGGTGGTGCGCAAGACTTTTGGCAATATCTGCCTGGGATAAATAATTGGATAAATCTTAATGGGATTCCAAAGATTGATGACAAATCAGTGCCTAAATCTGGTGCCAGTCTTGCCTATACTAATGGAAAAGTCTATCTGCTCAAAGGTAATAATACTACTGAGTTTTGGCAATATACACCAATGCCCACTGAACTATCTCAACCAGAACCGCTAATAAATACTTCATTGATGACAGAAAAGAATATAAATATCTCTGACTTTACATTTAGGGTCACACCCAATCTGATTGATGATGAGACAAAAATCCATTTTTCGGTTCAATCGCTGACTCGAGTTCAAATAAAGTTATATAATAATATAGGCCAATACTTGGAAACACTTTCCGATGATTATTATCAAACAGGAGCGCATTCTCTTCAGGTTTCAACTACTCATCTCAGCAAAGGCATCTATTTCATACATTACAAGGATTTAACCAATAATAAAAATTTAATTGTAAAAATAATAAAAAAATAAGACAACATAAAAAAATGAGAACTTGCAAATTCAGTTTTTATCCGGTTCTTCTTTTGGGAGAATTCTTAAAAATCATAAAAAAATAATAAAACGAAATAACCAGATGGCAGAAAAGACGATGATAAAGAAAGGATTGACACGATATCAACATATTCTTTCTTATCTCGTCTTAAAATTTTGCTATTCTGGATAAAATGGAGGCATTATGCCAAAAATAAATAAAATAATGCTTTTAGCCGTGTTTTTTATGTGCTCGCTCTTAATTGCTCAGCCAACACAAGTCTTTCCTCCGAATGGTTTTATAATTTATGACGCAACACCTTGGTTTGATTGGACTGATGAGAGTGGGGCAATTGAATATCGGTTGCAGATTGATGAGACCAATGACTTTGGTTCACCAATAATTGATAAGGTCGTTCCAATTTCCGAGGATTCCATTCCTGACTTCCAATCATTGCCTGAGTCTTTATATTATTGGCGGGTGCGAGTGGAAAATCCCTTAGGCGATTGGAGTGACATTTGGACAGTAAGGGTTCAACTTAAAGGTCCGGATTTACTACTACCAGAACCCGATGCGGTTATTAATGACCCAACACCAACATTTATTTGGTACTTACTTGGTGGCGCAGCCAACTTCCGTATTACCATTACTCCAGAAGGTAGTGCAATCCCAATTGTTGACTCAACATTTATGGATACGGTCTTTACCTGCCCAATAACTTTAACCGAAAATCTCTATTATTGGGATGTTCAAGCCTATGATAGTATTGGTAATCCAAGTGCAATCAGTACCAGGTCGTTTATAATTGATATAACTCCACCTAATATTCCCAGTTTAAGTTCACCACCAGATGATACAGTATTTACGACATCAAATGTATCCTTTTCCTGGAGTCCAGTTTCTGACGCAGTAATTTATAATCTGGTAGTTTATAGTGCAAAAGATGAAGTGGTTAATATTACAACATCTAATACATTTTATTCAACAACGTTTAACGAAGGATTTTATGAGTGGAAAGTGCGGGCACAAGATGTTGCAACCAACTGGAGTGATTATTCTTTAGCCCGTGGATTTAGTGTTATTCTAAGTCCAGCGGGTTGGGCAATTAAAGAATCAGTTCCGACTACTCCTGGTAAAAAGGGTATTAAAGATGGTGGTGCTTTAGTTTGTCATCAAGGAGTGCTCTATGCGCTTCAAGGCGGAAACTCAGTGAACTTCTTTGCGTATGAAAATGGAACATGGTCAGCGAAGTGTTCAATACCTTATGCACTAAAACCGAATGGCAAACCTGATAAAAAACGCGTCAAGGCCGGCGGTGCTTTAGTTGCTAAAGGTTGCACATTATATGCCTTCAAAGGTGGTAATACTTCTGAATTCTGGGCATATATTACGAATGAAAACCGATGGATACAAAGAACTTCAATTCCCCTTGGTCCGGCCAATTCTAAAGTTAAATCCGGTGGTGCATTAGTAGTTCATAATGGACTAATTTATGCCTTTAAAGGTGGCAATACTAACGAATTCTGGATGTATAATCCGGCGGACTCATCTTGGACACAGCAGACAAGTTTAAATACTTCAGATGGCAAAAAGATAAAAGGCGGTGCAGCATTAGTCTCTAAAGGCGATACGATTTATGCATTTGTCGGTAATAACACAAAACATTTTTATGCCTTTGCTAATGGGAATTGGACTCAAAAGGCAAACGCAATGTTCGGTACACCAAAAACCATAAACAAAGGCATTAAAGATGGTGCGGCATTAGTCGTATTGGCTGATAAGATTTATGCTTTCAAAGGCGGTAATACTCAAGACTTTGGTTTCTATGATGTATATACCAATACTTGGAATACTGCCGAGACGATTCCTGTCGGACCGTATAATAAAAAAGTAAAGCAAGGTGGCTCTTTAGCCGTAAAAGGTGTCAGCATTTACGCACTTAAAGGCGGAAACTCAAAAGAGATGTGGTGCTATACACCTTCATTAGAAAAATCAGAAATCAAAAACCCAATGTCAAATATCCAACAGATGGAAAATTCCAAATTCCAAATTCTACATTCCAAATCTACGATAAATGTCACACCAAATCCATTTTCCCAAGTAACTACTATTCATTATACAGTGCCGATTTCAAGCAAAGTTTCACTCAAACTGTATAATGCCAATGGAGAATTGATAGCAAATCTGCTGGAAGGTTATCAGAATGCTGGTTCACACTCCTTAAAAATCAAAACTTCGACATTAGGAATTAATAGCGGAATCTACTTCTTAAAATATGAAGATGCTAATCACCAAATGAAAACGAAATTGATAGTTAAGTAAACTACTACTTAAAACTCAAAGGGTGGGATATACTCTCCCACCCTTTTATTTTTATTAATCGTTCAAAGAATTTGTCTTTCCTCAAGCACAGCGTACCTGAAAATGCTCAAAACATTATTATTCTTCAATATTTTCAATTCTTTCTTACCCATTTCTCAGATAGACAAGGTCGTAAATTATATCATTTCTAAGTATATACAAAGGATCTTAATTACCAACAAATGCTATAAAATTGACAATCTTTATTTAGAGAGCTAAAGACTCAGCCAGAATTTCTGCAATATCTTTTATCTCTATGTCTCCTTGCATTGTTTTGACGCTGTCTTCAAACATTATCATACAATAAGGACAAGCAATTGCTAAGATTTCTGCACCAGCATCAATTGCTTGTTGAATGCGAATATCAGACATTCGTTCACCCTTTTGCCAATCTAACCATAATCCACCACCACCAGCACCACAGCAGACACTATCTTTTTTAGTAAAATTTTCTATTTCTAATAATTCTAATTCAGGTATGCTTTTTAACACCGCTCTGGGTTCTTCGTAGATATTATTCTGTCTGCCAAGCGTGCAAGGGTCATGATATACAACTTTCTTTTTTATTGGTTTAGACGGTATAATTTTCTTATCTTGAAGTAGTTGGAAGAAAAGTTGGGATGTGTGGACTACTTCAAAATCACATCCCAGTTCTTTGTAATCATTCTTATAAGCAGTATAACAATGGGGCGAAGTAACGAGTAGTTTTCTGACACCTTGTTTTTTTAGGGCATTAATATTATTATTAGCAATTTCCGTAAAGATTTTTTCTGCACCGATGTTTCTTATTGCTTCAGAACAACAAAAGACTTCATTGTTGACTAAACCAAAAGAGACATCAGATGATTTTAGCACTTTAACTGTCGCCTCGGCTATTTTTCTGATTTGCGCATCATAAGCCGGGATACAACAGGCAAAATAAGCATATTCTAAATTGGGAAGATATAAAGGCACATCAAATTTATTTGCCCAGTTATTTCTTTTTTCAGGAGTCTCACCTTGAGGATTACCCGAACTATAGATTTTAGTAACAATGTCTTTAAGTGTTTTAGGTATGGCTTCATAGTCAATTAAGAGTCGGCGAATTGCTCGGACAATATCACCTATGTTAACACCTCTTGGACAATAAGCCAGGCAATTATCACAACCAACACAACGAAAGAGTTCTTCAACTTCTTTTTCAATTTCTGCTTTATCTTCACTGGACATAACATTACCGAGTTTGACATTATGCGGAATTCGATTAACTATAAAATCAACTTTTTCAATTTGAAACCAAGGACATAAAGCCGTACACATGCCACATTGATAACACTTGTAGGCATCAGTCGCACCGAGTTCAATAATTGCATCTCTGATTTCCTTAGAAATTGTTATAATGTTCATTTTATCTTAATTTTACTTTTATTAATATTAGATAATAAAAGTTTTATAGGTGCGTTCGGCTTAAGATTTCAATTCTTTTATTTTAGTTGCTAAAATTGGAACAATTTTTAATAAATCGCCGACAACGCCATAATGGGCAACGGAAAAGATTGGTGCTTCTGGGTCTTTGTTAATCGCAATAATGGTTTCTGAGTTTTTCATTCCGCTGATATGTTGAAAAGCACCGGAAATACCTAAGGCAATATAAAGTTTCGGCTTAACAGTTTTTCCTGAAGAACCAACTTGCCGGTCTTTGGGAAGCCAACCCGCATCGATAATCGGTCGGGTGCAAGCAAGCGTCGCACCAATATCATTAGCAAAGTTCTCAATCATTGTTAAGTTCTTTTGTTCTTTAATGCCACGACCAACTGCCACAATAATATCGGCTTTGGTGATATCAATACCGGTCGTCGGAACTTCGCCGTATCCTAAAAACTTAAATCTTTCAGGAATTGACGGGTCAATTGCCAAAGGAAGTTTTTGAAGATTAGCGGATAGTTGAGGAATTTTAGGTAAGGAAAAGATTTTTTCAAAAGAGCCAGTGCGAACTGTGACCATTGCCGGTGTCTTCTTGCTAATAAATTCAGCAGTAACTTTACCACCATACATTTGCCGGCGAACGAGTATTTTTTCTGAACTGATTTCAAGGTCAAAAATATCAGTTAAAAGAGGCAGGGAAAGTGAACCGGCTAAGTAAGGTGCCAAATCCGTGCCAAAACCCGTATGACCAATTATTGTTAATAAAGGACGCGTCTCTTGGATTATTTTTGCAAGCACCGGTAAATAAATTTGGGTATTGAAATTTTCCAGCAGTTTGTCTTCAACACAAATGATATTATGACAATAAGACTTTATCGTTTCAACAATCGGTTGACAATTATCACTCAAAACAATACCGGTAATCTCATATCCTTGGGTATGGGCAATTTTATGGGCTAAGGTCAGCATTTCGTAACTAATATCTTTAATCTGTCGCTCTCGGTGTTCAATTAAGACCGCAATTGATGCTAAAGATTTATTTTGACTCATAAGCCCACCTTTTCTTTGATGATACCAGTTAATTTTGCTGAGATTTCATCTTCGCTACCAGTAATAAATTCGGCTTTGGCTTCGACGACCGGATGATACATCTTTTCCAGTTCGACTAAACTCTCAAAGGTATTAGGGTCAATATTTAGTTTTACTGCATCAAAGACTTCAATTGGCTTTGCGGCAGCTTTTTTGATACCGATAATAGAAGGGTATCGGGGAGTATTAATGCCAGTTTGAATGGTTAATAATGCGGGAAGGGGCATTTCTTTCTTTTCTAAAATACCCCCTTCTAATTCGCGGTCAATTCGTAATTTAGTGTTATCAATAACTTCGATTTTATTAACATAAGCCGCTGAGGGAATATTAAGTAATGATGCTAAAGTTGGACCAATTTGCGAAAATCCGTCATCAGTAGCAATACAGCCTGTCAAGATTAAATCGTATTTAATTGGAGAAATTGCATAATAGAGTGCTTTAGCGGTAGTCCAGGCGTCACCTTTTTCAAATAAACTATCAGTAAGCCGAATTGCTCGGTCTGCACCTTTTGCCAAACCCATTCGAAGAATCTCATCCGATTTTTGTTCACCCACAGTTATCAAAGTTATCGTGCCCCCCAACTTCTCTTTTAATAATAATGCCGATTCTAAAGCATAATTGTCGGCTTCATTAGTTGTGTAAATTAATCTAACTTTCAGAATATCTTTGCCTGAACTATCAACCCGAACTTCAGTTTCTGAAGTATCGGGAACCATTTTAAGACAGACAATTATATCCACAAAGACTCCTTTCTTATTTCATAATTTAAGATTTATGATTTCTCTTAATTTATAACCAAAAGTTATAATTTTGAATCGTTGTATAAAGTTACTTTTCATATCTGAGCACAATTTTATGTTAATTTAGAATTATATTAAAATTATAGTAAAAATCAAGATGAACTGCTTTAGATAGATTACAGCCTGAATCTTGACGAAACCGATAAAAGTTTTATACTTTTTAATAAGAAATCTAAAATTGAATACCCGTTCGCTGCCAATTAAATTTATCGATTTAATAACACTATTATACTCAAATAAAATGAAGACGATGCCTAAAAAAATTTAGATTTAACATAAGAAGAAGATGTTATCACTATACACCTTTTTATTAATTGTTCTCTGTAGTATTTCTAACTTCTTGAACGCTAATGATATTAATTTATGCTATAACCTTAGGGAATTTAACAAAGTTAAAGCCTTAGCAATATTAAATCTTAACCTCCAGCCATCCGGCATCTTTAATTTTGATAAATTATTGATGATTGGTAAGGCTGATTTCTATTCCCAAAAATTTGTTTCCGCCCAAAGATATTTTCAAAAAGCATTAAAAGTTGCGGATGACAGTATTAAAAAATCTGTCGCTGGTTATTGGTTAGGTCGAAGTTTTCTTGAGCAAAACAGTAATGAAAAAGCAGTCGATTATTTTAATCAGATTATCCAATATAACCAAAACCCCGAACCGGATTTTCTTTTTTATTACGGTATTGCATTATACCGACTGGGTCGTTATCCAGATGCGCTAAATTGTTTTCTCAATTATGAGAATCGAACAAAACCTGAACTCCATCCAAAAGAGTTACCCTTTTTTATTGGTGTGTCGGCTTTGTGTAGTCAGAATTTTGAATTATCGGAAAAATATCTTATTTCTGCAATTTCAAGGAAAGACGAAATTTCCAATCCGAAAGTAATTTCAGAACTCTTATATTTATTAAGTTTGAATTACTATTTGACCAATAATAAAGAACACAGTATAAATATTTTGAAGAACTTAAATGTTGCTGACCAAGGGTTACAAAATAAGATTAAATTAGTCTTGGGAACATTGTACTCCGAAAAAAAAGATTATAAAAATGCAATTAAAGAGTTTAATACCATAGTGTTAGACACTTTGAATGAATTAAAAGAACAGGTTTATTTCCGAATTGGCTTTGCGTATCTTAAAATGCGTCAACCAGAAAAAGCATTACAATATTTTGATTCACTAATCATAAATTATCCTAATTCATCATTAAGTGCCCTGGCATTATATAATACCGGAAAAATTTATCAGGCACAAAATAAATCTATCCGAGCCAAAAGGGCTTATCGTAAATTATTAGCCACCTATCCTGATAATCCATTAATTGAAGAAGCAACATTTAATTTAGCAAATATCTTATATCAGGAGAAGAATTATTTAGAAGCGGTTACAATTTATGAGAAATTGTTAAAAGATTTTCTCCAATCTCGTTTTCGTAAAACTGCTTTATTTAATTTGGCTTATAGTTATTATAATTTGGCTAATATTAATAAAGCCCAATTTTACGCTGAGCAATATACTAAAGAATATCCTAATTCCGATGACGCTTTTGAGATGTATTATATTTTAGGCAAAATTGGTGCTCAGAACAAAGATTACAATTATGCGATTCAGAACTTTTCTAAAATAACGCAGGGTAATTTATACGCCTATGCCTTGAAAGGAATTGCTGATATTTATTTTGCTTTGGACAGTTTACAACGAGCGGTCGATTTCTACAACTTAGCCGAAAAAAACAGCGCAGATACATTGCTTGATTTAGTAAGATATAATCGGGAAGCAGTCTATTTGAAACAGGGCGTTTATCCCAATGAGATTATAATGCGGAAGTCTTATTTAGAAAAGTATCCCCAATCTTTCAATCGTGCTAAAATTCAATATGAGATTGGACATTATTATTATTTGAACAATAAGTTCGACACTGCAATAGTTGAATTAGAAAAAGTTAGAACAATAGATACAATTTCAACTTTGATTCTAAATGCTGAAATTGAGAAGTCACAAAGTTTAGCGCTCTTAGGAGATACCACCCAAGCAATTAACAATTACTTGAAAATAATTCAAGAATTCCCTAATGCCGACATTATATTTAAGCCCTTATCAGCAATTGCCCATCTCTATTATTCAACTGCCCAATATGATAGTGCAATAATTTTTTATAATTGGCTTATTAGAGATTTTCCGAATGCGAATGAAACAGAGTCTGGTTATAGAGGATTAGCAAAGTCATATTACAGTTTAGGAAGAACAGATGAAGCAATTAAAATATTAGAAAAATTTAAGCAAAAGTATCCTCACTCGACAATGTTGCCGAATGTTTATTTAGAATTGGTTGACTATTATATTGAAATGGGTAAATATACTTTAGCCGAAAATACGATAAAGGAACTATTCAGGAAAATTGGAAAATCCGGTGATGGTTTTTTTCGATTAGGAACTATTTACAAAAAACGAGGGAAATTAGACGAGGCATTAAATTATTTTATTAATGCCTATAACACCTATCGTCAAGAAAAAAGTTCGGCAATGTTAGGTTTAACCTTATATGAAGCCGGTAATGTCGCAATTGAATTAAAGAAATGGCAAAGGGCAAAAGAATTCTTTGAACGGTGCCTTAAAGAATCAGAAGATGAACGACTGCGTATTTCCGCCCAAGATAAACTGAACCAAATCCAAGAAAAATTAAAAGATTAATATAACATCAACTGACGCGATGGGGTTCATTGTTCAAAAAAGGTAATTATTATTTAAGATTATCAAGATAGAACTTTTATATACTTAATATATAAAATCCAGATTTTAATTACTATCTAACAGCAA
Coding sequences:
- a CDS encoding electron transfer flavoprotein subunit alpha/FixB family protein, which codes for MSQNKSLASIAVLIEHRERQIKDISYEMLTLAHKIAHTQGYEITGIVLSDNCQPIVETIKSYCHNIICVEDKLLENFNTQIYLPVLAKIIQETRPLLTIIGHTGFGTDLAPYLAGSLSLPLLTDIFDLEISSEKILVRRQMYGGKVTAEFISKKTPAMVTVRTGSFEKIFSLPKIPQLSANLQKLPLAIDPSIPERFKFLGYGEVPTTGIDITKADIIVAVGRGIKEQKNLTMIENFANDIGATLACTRPIIDAGWLPKDRQVGSSGKTVKPKLYIALGISGAFQHISGMKNSETIIAINKDPEAPIFSVAHYGVVGDLLKIVPILATKIKELKS
- a CDS encoding electron transfer flavoprotein subunit beta/FixA family protein, which encodes MDIIVCLKMVPDTSETEVRVDSSGKDILKVRLIYTTNEADNYALESALLLKEKLGGTITLITVGEQKSDEILRMGLAKGADRAIRLTDSLFEKGDAWTTAKALYYAISPIKYDLILTGCIATDDGFSQIGPTLASLLNIPSAAYVNKIEVIDNTKLRIDRELEGGILEKKEMPLPALLTIQTGINTPRYPSIIGIKKAAAKPIEVFDAVKLNIDPNTFESLVELEKMYHPVVEAKAEFITGSEDEISAKLTGIIKEKVGL
- a CDS encoding tetratricopeptide repeat protein, whose protein sequence is MLSLYTFLLIVLCSISNFLNANDINLCYNLREFNKVKALAILNLNLQPSGIFNFDKLLMIGKADFYSQKFVSAQRYFQKALKVADDSIKKSVAGYWLGRSFLEQNSNEKAVDYFNQIIQYNQNPEPDFLFYYGIALYRLGRYPDALNCFLNYENRTKPELHPKELPFFIGVSALCSQNFELSEKYLISAISRKDEISNPKVISELLYLLSLNYYLTNNKEHSINILKNLNVADQGLQNKIKLVLGTLYSEKKDYKNAIKEFNTIVLDTLNELKEQVYFRIGFAYLKMRQPEKALQYFDSLIINYPNSSLSALALYNTGKIYQAQNKSIRAKRAYRKLLATYPDNPLIEEATFNLANILYQEKNYLEAVTIYEKLLKDFLQSRFRKTALFNLAYSYYNLANINKAQFYAEQYTKEYPNSDDAFEMYYILGKIGAQNKDYNYAIQNFSKITQGNLYAYALKGIADIYFALDSLQRAVDFYNLAEKNSADTLLDLVRYNREAVYLKQGVYPNEIIMRKSYLEKYPQSFNRAKIQYEIGHYYYLNNKFDTAIVELEKVRTIDTISTLILNAEIEKSQSLALLGDTTQAINNYLKIIQEFPNADIIFKPLSAIAHLYYSTAQYDSAIIFYNWLIRDFPNANETESGYRGLAKSYYSLGRTDEAIKILEKFKQKYPHSTMLPNVYLELVDYYIEMGKYTLAENTIKELFRKIGKSGDGFFRLGTIYKKRGKLDEALNYFINAYNTYRQEKSSAMLGLTLYEAGNVAIELKKWQRAKEFFERCLKESEDERLRISAQDKLNQIQEKLKD